A DNA window from Plasmodium brasilianum strain Bolivian I chromosome 12, whole genome shotgun sequence contains the following coding sequences:
- a CDS encoding 60S ribosomal protein L18-2 yields the protein MGIALKNVGRIKKHGRKKLVSKNPYLRLLVKLYRFLARRTNANFNKIIAKRLIMPKRFRPPLSLSKLHRHMKNHQDCVAVVVGSITGNDDYKRSVRLPFHDKRLFTCGKLKVCALRFTETARKRIVDAGGECLTFDQLALKYPTGKKCILLRGPTKARTAEKHFGKAPGRPKSKARPYVRSKGRKFEKARGRRKSRAYKK from the exons atg ggTATCGCACTGAAAAATGTTGgtagaataaaaaaacatgGAAGAAAAAAGCTGGTTTCAAAAAACCCATATCTTAGATTGTTAGTTAAGTTATATCGATTTTTAGCTAGAAGAACGAATGctaattttaacaaaataattgcAAAAAGACTTATTATGCCTAAACGTTTTAGGCCCCCATTGTCATTGTCGAAACTGCATCGCCATATGAAAAATCATCAGGACTGTGTGGCGGTTGTTGTTGGATCAATAACAGGTAATGATGATTATAAAAGGAGTGTTCGTTTGCCATTTC ATGATAAAAGGTTATTTACCTGTGGGAAGTTAAAAGTATGCGCACTCAGATTTACCGAGACAGCTAGAAAGAGAATTGTAGATGCAGGGGGAGAATGCCTAACTTTTGATCAATTAGCCTTAAAATACCCCACGGGGAAAAAGTGCATACTGTTAAGAGGTCCAACTAAGGCAAGAACAGCTGAGAAGCATTTTGGCAAGGCACCTGGTAGACCAAAATCTAAAGCTAGACCATATGTTCGTtcaaaaggaagaaaatttgaaaaagcGAGGGGAAGAAGAAAGTCTAGAGCTTATAAGAAATGA